The Patescibacteria group bacterium genome has a segment encoding these proteins:
- the rpmC gene encoding 50S ribosomal protein L29, which yields MKAKELKIKSEVELKKMIFSDREKLRSLRFNLAAGKVKNVKEIRNRKKDIAKILTILNQEKHK from the coding sequence ATGAAAGCTAAGGAATTAAAAATTAAAAGCGAGGTGGAGTTGAAAAAGATGATTTTTAGCGACAGAGAGAAATTGCGCAGTTTAAGATTTAATTTGGCGGCAGGGAAAGTCAAAAATGTAAAAGAAATTAGGAATAGAAAGAAAGATATCGCTAAAATTTTAACTATTTTAAACCAGGAAAAACATAAATAA
- the rplN gene encoding 50S ribosomal protein L14 encodes MIQVQTMLNVADNSGAKVVQCFKVLGGSKRRYAQIGDIIVVAVKKAEPRKIVKKHDKTRAVIVRQKRPLRRLDGSYISFDENAVVILEGKTKEPKAGRLFGPIPREIKEKGFDKIAALANEII; translated from the coding sequence ATGATACAGGTTCAAACAATGTTAAATGTAGCTGATAACAGCGGAGCAAAAGTGGTCCAATGTTTTAAGGTTTTGGGAGGCAGCAAGAGAAGATATGCGCAGATAGGGGATATTATAGTAGTAGCTGTGAAGAAAGCAGAGCCAAGAAAGATAGTCAAGAAACACGACAAAACAAGAGCTGTTATTGTAAGACAGAAAAGACCGTTAAGGCGTTTAGATGGTTCGTATATCAGCTTTGACGAGAACGCAGTTGTGATTTTAGAGGGCAAAACAAAGGAGCCCAAAGCAGGAAGGTTGTTTGGTCCAATACCAAGAGAAATCAAAGAAAAAGGATTTGATAAGATAGCTGCTTTAGCAAATGAAATAATATAA
- the rpsH gene encoding 30S ribosomal protein S8: MTDPIADMLNRIRNAQAVLHPSVDVPYSNFKYSLAEIFLKQGVIKKIEKKHNKTRKIIRITLKYKDNQPIISHLERISKPGRRVYASSKRIRLSRGGGGFIIVSTPKGLMIGWEARKQNLGGEIIAEIWQ; the protein is encoded by the coding sequence ATGACAGACCCAATAGCAGATATGTTAAATAGAATAAGGAATGCCCAAGCAGTGCTTCATCCATCTGTAGATGTGCCGTATTCAAATTTTAAATACAGTTTAGCAGAAATCTTTTTAAAACAAGGAGTGATTAAAAAAATAGAAAAAAAACATAATAAAACCAGAAAGATTATCAGAATTACTTTGAAATATAAAGATAATCAGCCGATTATCAGCCATTTAGAGAGAATTTCAAAGCCAGGGAGAAGGGTCTACGCTTCAAGTAAGAGAATCCGATTATCCAGAGGTGGCGGTGGATTTATTATTGTATCAACCCCCAAAGGACTGATGATTGGTTGGGAGGCGAGGAAACAAAATTTGGGAGGTGAGATAATAGCAGAAATTTGGCAGTGA
- the rplF gene encoding 50S ribosomal protein L6: MSRIGKQPIKIPDKVEVNIDGNNITIKGPKGELKVQIRPEIEASVQDGQISFNIREQGKNASAFWGLTRALVANAVKGVIEGYNKKLEIQGVGYRARVEGDGLILEMGFSHPINLKTPEGIDFAVEKNIIIVSGIDKQLVGETAAKIRRVRPPEPYKGKGIRYVGEVVLRKAGKRAESAKV; this comes from the coding sequence ATGAGTCGCATAGGTAAACAACCAATTAAAATCCCGGACAAAGTAGAGGTGAATATAGACGGGAATAATATAACAATCAAGGGCCCTAAAGGAGAGCTTAAAGTTCAGATTCGTCCTGAAATAGAAGCAAGTGTTCAGGATGGTCAAATATCATTTAACATCAGGGAACAGGGCAAAAATGCCAGCGCTTTTTGGGGATTGACAAGAGCGTTAGTAGCTAATGCTGTTAAGGGAGTAATCGAGGGATATAATAAAAAATTAGAGATTCAGGGAGTTGGATATCGGGCAAGAGTTGAAGGAGATGGTTTGATTCTGGAGATGGGCTTTTCTCACCCGATAAATCTCAAAACGCCGGAAGGAATAGATTTTGCGGTTGAGAAGAATATTATTATAGTTTCTGGAATTGATAAGCAGTTGGTGGGAGAAACAGCAGCGAAAATAAGGAGGGTAAGACCGCCAGAGCCGTATAAAGGAAAGGGGATTCGTTATGTCGGAGAAGTCGTCTTGAGAAAAGCGGGTAAAAGAGCAGAGAGTGCGAAGGTGTAA
- the rplP gene encoding 50S ribosomal protein L16: MLYPKKVKHRKWHKGRNRDRQIDTRGTELAFGDFGLKAMESKWITARQIEAARRAIIRYLKKGGRLWIRIFPDKPITTKGAEVPMGGGKGSVDHYVFSIKPGRIIFEIAGISEEMAREAFDRAGHKFGIKTKFIKHES; this comes from the coding sequence ATGTTATATCCTAAAAAAGTAAAACACAGAAAATGGCACAAGGGCAGAAATAGGGACAGGCAGATTGATACTCGTGGCACAGAATTGGCCTTCGGAGATTTCGGATTAAAAGCAATGGAATCGAAATGGATTACTGCCAGACAGATTGAGGCGGCAAGAAGGGCAATTATCAGGTATCTTAAAAAAGGCGGACGGCTTTGGATAAGGATTTTTCCTGATAAGCCGATTACAACCAAGGGAGCAGAGGTGCCTATGGGTGGAGGGAAAGGTTCAGTTGACCATTATGTATTTTCAATTAAACCAGGACGAATTATTTTTGAAATAGCAGGAATCAGCGAAGAAATGGCGAGAGAGGCGTTTGACAGGGCAGGTCATAAGTTTGGAATTAAAACAAAGTTTATTAAACATGAAAGCTAA
- the rpsS gene encoding 30S ribosomal protein S19, giving the protein MSRSLKKGPYIEERLIEKVKKLRAGDQTAIRTWYRSCTIIPEMVGFVFEVHNGKDFITVQVREDMVGHKLGEFSPTTKFIRHGGKMQRELSGSESKPQEAPAVGKK; this is encoded by the coding sequence ATGTCACGGTCACTTAAAAAAGGTCCTTATATAGAGGAGAGATTGATAGAAAAAGTTAAGAAATTAAGAGCAGGAGACCAGACAGCCATAAGAACTTGGTACAGGTCCTGCACAATCATTCCTGAAATGGTGGGTTTTGTTTTTGAGGTTCATAATGGCAAAGATTTCATAACAGTGCAGGTTAGAGAAGATATGGTTGGACATAAATTGGGAGAGTTTTCTCCGACAACCAAATTTATAAGGCACGGAGGAAAAATGCAGAGAGAGTTGAGCGGGTCAGAGAGTAAGCCGCAAGAAGCGCCTGCAGTAGGAAAGAAATAA
- the rplE gene encoding 50S ribosomal protein L5, with amino-acid sequence MMRLKEKYHKEVVPKLKEKFGYKSIAAVPCIEKVVVNTGFGRLVSGKSKQDAANEYKDILEDLALITGQKPILREAKKSISTFKIREGAPVGAMTTLRKQKMYDTLERLINIILPRTRDFAGLNPDSVDRDGNLTIGIKEQIVFPEISAEKTKRIFGFEITVVTSAKNKEEGMELFKSLGFPIKNNA; translated from the coding sequence ATGATGAGATTAAAGGAAAAATATCATAAAGAAGTGGTGCCGAAATTAAAAGAGAAATTCGGTTATAAAAGCATTGCTGCAGTGCCTTGCATTGAAAAAGTGGTTGTTAATACTGGCTTTGGACGATTAGTTAGCGGGAAAAGCAAGCAAGACGCGGCAAACGAGTATAAGGATATCTTGGAGGATTTGGCATTGATTACTGGGCAAAAACCGATTTTGCGAGAGGCGAAGAAATCAATTTCAACATTTAAGATTAGGGAGGGCGCGCCAGTAGGCGCTATGACAACATTGAGGAAGCAGAAGATGTATGACACATTGGAGCGGTTAATCAATATTATTCTGCCCCGCACAAGAGATTTCGCTGGATTAAATCCAGATTCAGTTGACAGAGATGGCAATTTAACGATAGGAATAAAAGAACAAATCGTTTTTCCGGAAATAAGCGCTGAAAAAACTAAAAGAATATTTGGTTTTGAGATTACTGTTGTGACAAGCGCTAAAAATAAAGAAGAGGGTATGGAATTATTTAAATCATTAGGTTTCCCGATAAAAAATAATGCCTAA
- a CDS encoding type Z 30S ribosomal protein S14 has protein sequence MPKESQIVKSKRKPKFSTRTVRRCFRCGRRRAFMRKFGLCRICFREMANEGLIPGVRKSSW, from the coding sequence ATGCCTAAAGAATCACAGATTGTAAAATCAAAGAGAAAGCCGAAGTTCAGCACAAGAACTGTTAGGCGTTGTTTTAGATGCGGAAGGAGAAGGGCTTTTATGAGAAAATTCGGACTTTGCAGAATATGCTTCCGCGAAATGGCAAATGAGGGGTTGATCCCAGGAGTAAGAAAATCATCATGGTAA
- the rplR gene encoding 50S ribosomal protein L18, translating into MIGRRIKRIQRHNRVRGRISGKKDCPRLCVFRSASHIYAQLIDDDIQKTLVSASDVEIKKDKEEKGKIGIAFKTGELIAEKAKEKKITKVVFDRGGYKYHGRVKALAEGARKGGLKF; encoded by the coding sequence ATGATTGGAAGAAGAATAAAAAGAATACAAAGGCATAATAGGGTAAGGGGAAGAATTAGTGGCAAAAAGGATTGTCCCCGACTTTGTGTTTTTAGGTCAGCAAGCCATATATACGCCCAATTGATAGATGACGATATTCAAAAGACATTGGTCTCTGCAAGTGATGTTGAAATTAAAAAAGACAAAGAAGAGAAAGGGAAGATTGGAATTGCTTTTAAAACAGGTGAGTTAATAGCGGAGAAGGCAAAAGAGAAAAAAATTACAAAGGTTGTTTTTGACAGGGGTGGCTATAAATACCACGGAAGAGTAAAGGCATTAGCCGAAGGCGCGAGAAAAGGCGGATTAAAGTTTTGA
- the rpsC gene encoding 30S ribosomal protein S3, with amino-acid sequence MSHKVHPKAFRLRESSDWVSRWFDEKQSPIYLEEDFKIRRFLVEKFKEAGIEKIEIERSPNRVNILIHSSRPGLIIGRGGQQIDELKDLFQKKILKRQLDEKQALKIEIKSIKNPWISAPLVAQWMAQRIEKRMPFRKIMKQSISMVMGYKEARGIRVQVSGRLNGASISRTEWLQKGQLPRQTIRANIDYGFKEANCTYGTIGVKVWIYKGETFE; translated from the coding sequence ATGTCACATAAGGTTCATCCAAAAGCATTCCGATTGAGAGAGAGCTCTGACTGGGTCTCTCGATGGTTTGATGAAAAGCAATCCCCAATATATTTAGAGGAGGATTTTAAGATTAGAAGATTCTTAGTGGAAAAATTCAAAGAAGCAGGCATTGAAAAGATTGAAATTGAACGGTCTCCAAACAGGGTGAATATATTAATACATTCTTCCAGGCCTGGCCTTATTATCGGCAGAGGCGGTCAGCAGATAGATGAATTAAAGGATTTGTTCCAAAAGAAAATTCTTAAGAGACAATTGGACGAGAAACAAGCATTAAAGATTGAGATAAAGTCAATCAAAAATCCTTGGATAAGCGCTCCATTGGTAGCCCAATGGATGGCTCAAAGAATAGAGAAGCGAATGCCTTTTAGGAAGATAATGAAACAATCCATTTCTATGGTTATGGGGTATAAGGAGGCAAGGGGAATAAGAGTGCAGGTTTCTGGACGACTAAATGGCGCATCTATTTCCAGAACAGAATGGCTCCAGAAAGGGCAGTTGCCAAGACAGACCATTAGGGCGAATATTGATTATGGCTTTAAGGAGGCAAATTGCACTTATGGCACAATAGGAGTAAAAGTTTGGATTTATAAAGGAGAAACATTTGAATAA
- a CDS encoding 30S ribosomal protein S5 — translation MFKRINQQKETEKDEFDSKLLSLDRVVRVTAGGKQMRFRAVMVVGDRNGRVGVGVAKGLDVAQSVEKATKSAKKELLTVPMKGGTIPHEVRAKFGAARVLLRPQRAGRGLVAGGTVRVICDLAGIKNVSSKILGGTRNKLNNARATMLALSKLKL, via the coding sequence ATGTTTAAAAGAATTAATCAACAAAAAGAAACAGAAAAAGACGAGTTTGACTCTAAGCTTTTAAGTTTGGACAGGGTTGTGAGGGTGACTGCAGGAGGTAAGCAAATGAGGTTTAGGGCGGTTATGGTGGTAGGTGATAGGAACGGCAGAGTTGGAGTTGGAGTGGCTAAGGGCTTGGATGTTGCGCAATCAGTAGAAAAAGCAACTAAGTCAGCCAAGAAAGAATTACTTACAGTGCCAATGAAAGGAGGCACTATTCCTCATGAGGTTAGGGCGAAATTTGGAGCAGCAAGAGTTCTATTAAGACCGCAGAGAGCAGGTAGAGGGTTGGTCGCAGGCGGCACAGTGCGGGTTATTTGTGATTTAGCTGGCATTAAAAATGTTTCATCCAAGATTTTGGGAGGTACTAGAAATAAATTGAATAATGCTCGGGCAACAATGTTGGCATTGAGTAAATTAAAATTGTAA
- the rpsQ gene encoding 30S ribosomal protein S17: MSKKRLKGIVVSDKMDKTIVVKVEILKTHRLYRRKYKSHTKYKAHDEMNAFKTGDVVVIEETRPLSKDKTWRVISENQKAETQNLKT, encoded by the coding sequence ATGAGTAAAAAACGATTAAAAGGCATAGTTGTTTCTGATAAGATGGATAAAACCATTGTAGTTAAGGTTGAGATATTGAAAACCCATCGGTTGTACAGGAGAAAGTATAAGTCCCACACGAAATACAAGGCGCATGACGAAATGAATGCTTTCAAGACAGGGGATGTGGTAGTGATAGAGGAGACAAGGCCATTGAGCAAGGATAAGACATGGCGAGTAATATCCGAAAATCAAAAAGCCGAAACCCAAAATTTAAAAACATGA
- the rplV gene encoding 50S ribosomal protein L22 codes for MEKEISAKLNHLRIAPRKVRLVADLVRGKNALECLVFLNHTSQKSAGPIAKLLKSAVANAKNNFQIDDKNLRIVKITVDEGPKLKRWRSRSMGRAYAIQKKTSHITLVLKEQEKPKHKIKNKKQEAKRAKEIATPEIKNKEQKDKKEKIAQKKQIKKIKK; via the coding sequence ATGGAAAAAGAAATTAGCGCAAAATTAAATCATTTGAGAATCGCTCCACGCAAAGTGCGGTTAGTAGCGGATTTGGTTAGAGGGAAAAATGCTCTTGAGTGTTTGGTATTTTTGAATCATACTAGTCAAAAATCTGCAGGCCCAATTGCCAAACTCTTGAAATCAGCTGTTGCTAATGCTAAAAATAATTTTCAGATAGATGACAAAAATTTAAGAATTGTTAAGATAACAGTGGATGAAGGGCCGAAATTAAAGAGATGGAGGTCAAGGTCTATGGGAAGGGCTTATGCAATCCAGAAGAAAACAAGCCACATTACTCTTGTTCTGAAAGAACAAGAGAAGCCAAAACACAAAATAAAAAACAAAAAGCAAGAAGCAAAACGAGCGAAAGAGATTGCAACCCCAGAAATAAAAAACAAAGAACAAAAAGACAAAAAAGAGAAGATAGCGCAAAAGAAACAAATCAAAAAAATAAAGAAATAA
- the rplO gene encoding 50S ribosomal protein L15: MQLHEIKPKHKKKTKKRIGRGGKRGTYSGRGMKGQKSRAGKSFEPIIRGFIKRYPKLRGYKFGSKGELVFIINLKTLQEKFDDNAVISPMVLLDKKLIHKIKGKMPLVKILGEGDVSKKFVVKCCKISKQAEEKIIKAGGEVKKSKVKKTESKK, from the coding sequence ATGCAGTTACACGAAATAAAGCCAAAGCATAAGAAAAAAACCAAGAAGCGAATCGGTAGAGGCGGAAAGCGAGGCACTTACTCTGGCAGGGGAATGAAGGGGCAGAAATCCAGAGCAGGCAAGAGCTTTGAGCCGATTATCAGGGGTTTCATTAAAAGATATCCAAAATTAAGAGGATATAAATTCGGTTCCAAGGGCGAGCTGGTATTTATAATTAATCTTAAAACGCTTCAGGAAAAATTTGATGATAATGCTGTTATAAGTCCGATGGTCTTGCTTGATAAGAAATTAATTCATAAAATAAAGGGGAAGATGCCTTTGGTTAAAATTTTGGGTGAGGGTGATGTTAGCAAAAAATTTGTTGTCAAGTGCTGCAAGATTTCTAAACAAGCTGAAGAGAAAATAATAAAAGCAGGGGGAGAAGTGAAAAAGTCAAAAGTAAAAAAGACGGAATCTAAAAAATGA
- the rplX gene encoding 50S ribosomal protein L24 yields MSDVKQGDTILIIAGDDRGRTGKVIKVSPSARIQVEGINIQKKHHRPKKEGEKGQVIEKPGFISISNVKIICPKCGKPAKIGHTQAGDKRKKRVCKKCQAVI; encoded by the coding sequence ATGTCAGATGTAAAACAAGGAGACACAATTTTAATAATAGCAGGCGATGACCGTGGAAGAACTGGAAAAGTGATTAAAGTTTCACCTTCAGCAAGAATTCAGGTTGAAGGAATCAATATCCAGAAAAAGCATCATCGACCAAAGAAAGAAGGCGAAAAAGGCCAAGTGATTGAAAAGCCCGGCTTTATTTCTATTTCAAATGTTAAGATAATCTGTCCTAAATGCGGGAAGCCGGCTAAAATAGGGCATACACAGGCAGGAGATAAAAGAAAAAAACGAGTTTGTAAAAAGTGTCAGGCAGTGATTTAA